The Pirellulimonas nuda genome includes a region encoding these proteins:
- the rplK gene encoding 50S ribosomal protein L11, which produces MAKQLVGQAKFQIPGGQATPAPPVGTALGRYGINLGQFVQAFNDKTREAQGMMIPVIVSVYSDRSFDFIMKSPPAAVLLKKTAGLAKGSGVPNKTKVGKVNRAQLEEIANTKMADLNARDLDHAVRMIEGTARSMGLVVEG; this is translated from the coding sequence ATGGCCAAGCAACTCGTAGGACAAGCCAAGTTCCAGATCCCGGGCGGCCAGGCTACGCCGGCCCCGCCGGTCGGCACGGCGCTGGGCCGGTACGGCATCAACCTTGGCCAGTTCGTCCAAGCGTTCAACGACAAGACGCGCGAGGCGCAGGGGATGATGATCCCCGTGATCGTGAGCGTCTACAGCGACCGGTCGTTCGACTTCATCATGAAGAGCCCCCCCGCGGCGGTTCTGCTGAAGAAGACGGCCGGGCTGGCCAAGGGCTCGGGCGTGCCCAACAAGACCAAGGTGGGCAAGGTGAACCGGGCCCAGCTCGAGGAGATCGCCAACACCAAGATGGCCGACCTCAACGCCCGCGACCTCGATCACGCCGTGCGGATGATCGAGGGGACCGCCCGCAGCATGGGGTTGGTTGTCGAGGGTTAG
- the rplA gene encoding 50S ribosomal protein L1, protein MPTLTKRMKSLTAKRPAEALPVDKAVAVLKGFDGTKFDQSVEVAMRLGVDAAQADQIVRGSIVLPNGIGKVLRVVVFAKGPMADAAREAGADEVGDDDLAKRIQGGWTDFDVCIAAPDMMKLVGPLGRVLGPRGLMPSPRAGTVTPEIARTVEEYKSGKVEFRNDKGGNVQAIVGKLSFDAAKLTENIDAFIQKVISMKPNAVKGVYVKGITISATMSPSVRIST, encoded by the coding sequence ATGCCCACGCTCACCAAACGAATGAAGTCGCTCACCGCCAAGCGGCCCGCCGAGGCGCTGCCGGTCGACAAAGCGGTCGCGGTCCTCAAGGGCTTCGACGGCACCAAGTTTGATCAATCGGTCGAGGTGGCGATGCGGCTCGGGGTCGACGCGGCCCAGGCCGACCAGATCGTCCGCGGCTCGATCGTGCTCCCCAACGGCATCGGCAAGGTGCTGCGGGTAGTGGTGTTCGCTAAGGGCCCGATGGCCGACGCCGCCCGCGAGGCGGGCGCCGACGAGGTCGGCGACGACGACCTGGCCAAGCGGATCCAAGGGGGGTGGACCGACTTCGACGTCTGCATCGCCGCCCCGGACATGATGAAGCTGGTCGGCCCGTTGGGCCGGGTGCTCGGCCCCCGCGGCCTGATGCCGTCTCCCCGCGCCGGGACCGTGACCCCGGAGATCGCGCGGACGGTCGAAGAGTACAAGTCGGGCAAGGTTGAGTTCCGCAACGACAAGGGTGGCAACGTGCAGGCCATCGTCGGCAAGCTGAGCTTCGACGCCGCCAAGCTGACCGAGAACATCGACGCCTTCATCCAGAAGGTGATCTCCATGAAGCCCAACGCCGTGAAGGGCGTTTACGTGAAGGGGATCACGATCAGCGCCACGATGAGCCCCAGCGTGCGGATTTCGACTTAG
- the rplJ gene encoding 50S ribosomal protein L10, protein MSKFVKDLMTDDLRSRWNGVEEALLVNVVGMEAEASVALRKQLREKHMHLMVVKKSLALRATEGTALAAAFEGAEGAMALVWGGDDIVSLAKEVTSIAKADVYKPFTPLGGVLDGAHLSADEVQQVSKWPSRTELISIVAGQIMSVPSQIASQLTGPATDIAAQVKTLIERQEEGETPAAQ, encoded by the coding sequence ATGAGCAAGTTTGTCAAAGACCTGATGACCGACGACCTCCGTTCCCGTTGGAACGGCGTGGAGGAAGCGTTGTTGGTCAATGTTGTGGGCATGGAGGCCGAGGCTAGCGTGGCGTTGCGGAAGCAGCTCCGCGAGAAGCACATGCACCTGATGGTGGTAAAGAAGAGCCTCGCGCTCCGCGCCACCGAGGGGACGGCGCTCGCCGCGGCGTTCGAGGGCGCCGAGGGGGCGATGGCGTTGGTCTGGGGCGGAGACGATATCGTCTCGCTCGCGAAGGAAGTGACCAGCATCGCCAAGGCGGACGTGTACAAGCCCTTCACGCCCCTGGGTGGGGTGCTGGACGGCGCGCACCTTTCCGCCGACGAGGTGCAGCAGGTCAGCAAGTGGCCGAGCCGGACGGAGCTGATCAGCATCGTGGCCGGCCAGATCATGAGCGTGCCGTCGCAAATCGCCAGCCAACTCACCGGTCCCGCGACGGATATCGCGGCTCAGGTGAAGACGCTCATCGAGCGTCAAGAAGAAGGGGAGACGCCCGCCGCCCAGTAG
- the rplL gene encoding 50S ribosomal protein L7/L12: MSDDATAVADAPAQSFSKDTESWVENLMGKTLKELIEIRDCLKANGVEPAAGGAVMMAGPADGGGGAAVAEEQTEFDVILESFGDNKISVIKVVRGATGLGLKEAKDLVEGAPKPIKEGVSKEDAEKVKKELEEAGAKVSIK, from the coding sequence ATGTCCGATGACGCCACGGCCGTTGCCGACGCGCCCGCCCAGTCCTTTTCTAAGGACACCGAGAGCTGGGTCGAGAACCTGATGGGCAAGACCCTGAAGGAACTAATTGAAATCCGCGACTGCCTGAAGGCCAACGGCGTTGAGCCGGCCGCCGGCGGCGCGGTGATGATGGCCGGCCCCGCCGACGGCGGCGGCGGAGCGGCTGTTGCCGAAGAGCAGACCGAGTTCGACGTCATCCTTGAGAGCTTCGGCGACAACAAGATCAGCGTGATCAAGGTCGTCCGCGGCGCCACGGGCCTGGGCCTCAAAGAGGCGAAGGACCTGGTCGAGGGCGCGCCCAAGCCGATCAAGGAAGGCGTGTCCAAAGAGGACGCCGAGAAGGTCAAGAAGGAACTGGAAGAAGCCGGCGCCAAGGTGTCGATCAAGTAG
- the rpoB gene encoding DNA-directed RNA polymerase subunit beta: MAVPAQRRLVTPQVRHFGSQRESYEIPDLTQIQTVSYDRFLQHKPGGGQQKRKDEGLEGVLREIFPIESYDKSISLDYVRYELGKPRYEPDECRQLRLTYGRPLRIWLRLNKDEPIEEEVYLGDLPIMMGGGEFLINGAERVVVSQLHRSPGIDFVSEVEAGERRVYSCRVIPERGSWIEINTTKKDTITVRIDQSGKFSIMMLLRAMSPEMGHDAALLRAFAKTEVQKIVDGRSVAKIEGKVAVDDVVYPVGSERGGEIIAECGTKITKTMAETICSSGVKSVEVMEPPKTGHLLNALSDDVTSSHEEALLRIYQRLRPGNPPQLEKARTLFAEKFFDTNRYRLGRVGRFRMNRKLNLDVSEEEMTLRPEDLISAVQYILDLAAGEGPAYVDDIDHLGNRRLRTIDELAADELRKGFLKLRRTVQERMSLKDAEDMTPRSLINPKSISAAIEYFFGRGELSQVVDQTNPLSMLTHERRLSALGPGGLNRKRAGFEVRDVHISHYGRICPIETPEGTNIGLISSLAMYASVDDYGFLITPYRKVKNAKLTEEVVWLRADEEHEAYVASADAPVKNGKIEGDTLVARHRADFILAPTDKIEYIDVAPSQMIGVSAGLIPFLEHDDANRALMGSNMQRQAVPLLVAEPPVVGTGLERDVARHSGMIVRAGHKGTVTYVDANRIEIGPEVHHLRKFVGLNERTCQNQKPIVRPGDKVEKGQFIADGAATFQGDLALGRNVLVAFMSFDGYNFEDAIIISEELVQKDTYTSIHIEEFDVEIRETKLGREEFTRDIPNVSEKMLRNLDETGIVRVGTFVEPGDILVGKVSPKSKTELTPEEKLLHAIFGRAGEDVKNDSLEVPSGIEGIVIDTQKFSRRMSLTEEERKEFERNLKAAEKEGNEAIAKAFAGLVSEIEGILKKKLLDDDGNSIVHEQDAAFAAEKANGFRLEALDIRSPDRQKEVEQAYKRIWPAVEEAIDHRDRKLNSMKRGDELRSGVLQMVKCYIATKRVISVGDKMAGRHGNKGVISKILPVEDMPFLEDGTPVQIMLNPLGVPSRMNVGQILETHLGWAGAKLGFRAVTPVFDGANEDEINDCLVEAGLPRSGKARLRDGRTGEPFEQDTTVGYIYMLKLHHLVDDKVHARSTGPYSLITQQPLGGKARFGGQRFGEMEVWALEAYGAAYILQELLTVKSDDVEGRTKIYESMVKGENTLEAGTPASFDVLTNEIRGLGLNMQLEKRTL, from the coding sequence ATGGCGGTCCCCGCGCAGCGTCGTTTGGTTACTCCGCAAGTGCGTCACTTCGGCAGCCAGCGTGAGAGCTACGAAATCCCGGACCTCACGCAGATCCAGACCGTGAGCTACGACCGCTTCCTGCAGCACAAGCCCGGCGGCGGCCAGCAGAAGCGCAAGGACGAGGGCCTCGAGGGGGTGCTGCGCGAGATCTTCCCGATCGAGAGCTACGACAAGTCGATCAGCCTCGACTACGTACGCTACGAACTGGGCAAGCCCCGCTACGAGCCGGACGAGTGCCGGCAGCTGCGGCTCACCTACGGCCGGCCGCTGCGTATCTGGCTCCGGCTGAACAAGGACGAGCCGATCGAGGAAGAGGTCTACCTGGGCGACCTGCCGATCATGATGGGCGGCGGCGAGTTCCTCATCAACGGCGCCGAGCGCGTGGTGGTGAGCCAGCTGCACCGCAGCCCCGGCATCGACTTCGTCTCCGAGGTCGAGGCGGGCGAACGCCGCGTCTACTCCTGCCGGGTGATCCCCGAGCGCGGCAGCTGGATCGAGATCAACACCACCAAGAAAGACACGATCACCGTCCGCATCGACCAGAGCGGCAAGTTCTCCATCATGATGCTGCTGCGGGCGATGTCGCCCGAGATGGGGCACGACGCCGCGCTGCTCCGCGCGTTCGCCAAGACCGAGGTGCAGAAGATCGTTGACGGCCGCAGCGTCGCCAAGATCGAGGGCAAGGTCGCCGTGGACGACGTGGTCTACCCCGTCGGCAGCGAGCGCGGGGGCGAGATCATCGCGGAGTGCGGCACGAAGATCACCAAGACGATGGCGGAGACGATCTGCTCGTCCGGCGTGAAGAGCGTCGAGGTGATGGAGCCCCCGAAGACGGGCCACCTGCTCAACGCCCTGTCGGACGACGTCACCAGCAGCCACGAAGAGGCGCTGCTGCGGATCTACCAGCGGCTGCGTCCGGGGAACCCGCCGCAGCTCGAAAAGGCCCGCACGCTGTTCGCCGAGAAGTTCTTCGACACCAACCGCTACCGGCTCGGCCGGGTCGGTCGGTTCCGGATGAACCGCAAGCTGAACCTGGACGTCTCCGAAGAAGAGATGACGCTGCGTCCCGAGGACCTGATCAGCGCGGTGCAGTACATCCTGGACCTCGCCGCGGGCGAGGGCCCGGCGTACGTGGACGACATCGACCACCTCGGCAACCGGCGTCTGCGGACGATCGACGAGCTGGCCGCGGACGAGCTGCGTAAGGGCTTCCTCAAGCTCCGCCGCACCGTGCAGGAGCGGATGAGCCTGAAGGACGCGGAGGACATGACCCCCCGCAGCCTGATCAACCCGAAGAGCATCTCGGCCGCCATCGAGTACTTCTTCGGCCGGGGCGAGCTGTCGCAGGTGGTCGACCAGACCAACCCGCTCTCAATGCTCACGCACGAACGCCGGCTCTCGGCGTTGGGCCCGGGTGGTTTGAACCGCAAACGGGCCGGCTTCGAGGTGCGCGACGTGCACATCAGCCACTACGGCCGGATCTGCCCGATCGAGACGCCGGAAGGGACCAACATCGGCCTCATCTCCAGCCTGGCGATGTACGCGTCGGTGGACGACTACGGCTTCCTCATCACCCCCTACCGGAAGGTGAAGAACGCCAAGCTGACCGAAGAGGTCGTTTGGCTACGGGCCGACGAAGAGCACGAGGCGTACGTCGCCTCGGCCGACGCGCCGGTGAAGAACGGCAAGATTGAGGGGGACACGCTGGTCGCCCGTCACCGCGCCGACTTCATCCTCGCGCCGACCGACAAGATCGAGTACATCGACGTGGCGCCGAGCCAGATGATCGGCGTCTCGGCCGGCCTGATCCCGTTCCTGGAGCACGACGACGCCAACCGCGCGCTCATGGGCAGCAACATGCAGCGGCAAGCGGTGCCGCTGCTGGTGGCCGAGCCCCCGGTGGTCGGCACCGGTCTGGAGCGCGACGTCGCACGCCACTCCGGCATGATCGTCCGCGCCGGGCACAAGGGGACCGTCACGTACGTCGACGCCAACCGCATCGAGATCGGCCCCGAGGTGCACCACCTGCGGAAGTTCGTCGGCCTGAACGAGCGGACCTGCCAGAACCAGAAGCCGATCGTCCGTCCGGGCGACAAGGTGGAGAAGGGGCAGTTCATCGCCGACGGCGCCGCGACGTTCCAAGGCGACCTGGCCCTGGGGCGCAACGTGCTGGTCGCGTTCATGAGTTTCGATGGCTACAACTTCGAAGACGCCATCATCATCAGCGAAGAGCTGGTGCAGAAGGACACCTACACGTCGATCCACATCGAAGAGTTCGACGTCGAGATCCGCGAGACGAAATTGGGGCGTGAAGAGTTCACGCGAGACATCCCCAACGTCAGCGAGAAGATGCTCCGCAACCTGGACGAGACGGGCATCGTGCGCGTCGGAACCTTTGTCGAGCCTGGTGATATCCTGGTCGGCAAAGTCTCCCCCAAGAGCAAGACGGAGCTGACGCCGGAAGAGAAGCTGCTGCACGCCATCTTTGGGCGCGCCGGCGAAGACGTGAAGAACGACTCGTTGGAGGTCCCCTCGGGCATCGAAGGGATCGTGATCGACACGCAGAAGTTCTCGCGGCGGATGAGCCTCACCGAGGAAGAGCGCAAGGAGTTCGAGCGCAACCTGAAGGCGGCCGAGAAGGAAGGCAACGAGGCCATCGCCAAGGCGTTCGCGGGATTGGTCTCTGAGATTGAAGGCATCCTTAAGAAGAAGCTGCTCGACGACGACGGTAATTCCATCGTCCACGAGCAGGACGCCGCGTTCGCCGCTGAGAAGGCAAATGGTTTCCGACTTGAAGCGCTCGATATCCGCAGTCCCGACCGGCAGAAAGAAGTCGAGCAGGCCTACAAACGGATCTGGCCGGCCGTTGAAGAAGCGATCGACCATCGCGACCGCAAGCTCAACAGCATGAAGCGTGGCGACGAACTCCGCAGCGGCGTGCTGCAGATGGTCAAGTGCTACATCGCCACCAAGCGGGTGATCAGCGTCGGCGACAAGATGGCCGGCCGGCACGGGAACAAGGGCGTGATCTCCAAGATCCTCCCCGTCGAGGACATGCCGTTCTTGGAAGACGGCACCCCGGTGCAGATCATGCTCAACCCGTTGGGCGTGCCGAGCCGTATGAACGTGGGGCAGATCCTCGAGACGCACCTTGGCTGGGCGGGCGCCAAGCTCGGCTTCCGCGCGGTCACGCCGGTGTTCGACGGCGCCAACGAGGACGAGATCAACGACTGCCTGGTCGAGGCGGGCCTGCCCCGCTCCGGCAAGGCGCGTCTGCGAGACGGCCGCACCGGCGAGCCGTTCGAGCAGGACACCACGGTCGGCTACATCTACATGCTGAAGCTGCACCACCTGGTCGACGACAAGGTGCACGCCCGCAGCACAGGACCCTACTCGTTGATCACCCAGCAGCCGCTGGGAGGCAAGGCCCGCTTCGGCGGCCAACGGTTCGGCGAGATGGAAGTGTGGGCCCTGGAAGCGTACGGCGCCGCGTACATCCTGCAGGAGCTGCTGACGGTCAAGAGCGACGACGTCGAGGGCCGCACCAAGATCTACGAATCGATGGTCAAAGGCGAGAACACGCTGGAGGCCGGCACGCCGGCCAGCTTCGACGTGCTCACCAATGAGATCCGTGGGTTGGGGCTGAACATGCAGCTTGAGAAGCGGACTCTTTAG
- a CDS encoding four helix bundle protein, whose product MNYQEACAAESRKDFPHKLGICLKEIRETRGWLRLAVKTELLTQGRLDE is encoded by the coding sequence GTGAACTACCAAGAGGCTTGTGCGGCGGAGAGTCGAAAAGACTTCCCCCACAAGCTTGGGATTTGTTTGAAAGAGATTCGCGAAACGAGGGGCTGGCTGCGGCTTGCGGTAAAGACCGAACTGCTTACGCAGGGTCGTCTAGATGAGTGA
- the rpoC gene encoding DNA-directed RNA polymerase subunit beta', with protein sequence MSLLETSNYDRINDYASVKISLARPHDIRSWSFGEVKKPETINYRTYRPEKDGLFCERIFGPEKDWECACGKYRGMKYKGMICDRCGVKVTHSRVRRKRMGHIELAAPVVHIWFFKAMPSRLGSLLAMKTTSLEKVIYFQDYVVTNPGDTPLKMQQMLTEEEYRQAREQYGEGTFEADMGAEAVRKLLMSLDLVTLSDTLRVELKETGSKQKAKDLINRLKTVEAIRDSDNKPEWIVLDVIPVIPPDLRPLVLLDSGNFATSDLNDLYRRIINRNNRLKKLVDLNAPEVIIRNEKRMLQQSVDALFDNNRCKRPVLGSSNRPLKSLTDMIKGKQGRFRENLLGKRVDYSARSVIVVGPKLRLHQCGLPKKIALELFQPFIIRRLKELGHADTIKSAKKMLERKDEEVWDILEEVITNHPVLLNRAPTLHRMGIQAFEPILVEGNAINLHPLVCKGFNADFDGDQMAVHLPLSIEAQVEAHTLMMSTHNIFSPSNGAPIISPSQDVVMGSYYITMDVPEAPGDGMAFSNFEEVEMAHSLGKVHTHAKIKVRLPESRVLRDELGNPNAAGKVVETTVGRVIFNEMLPDGMPYYNVPMRSSELSRVISDCYEILGRRQTIELLDDMNRTGFRMATRSGLSFATDDLVTPDTKQKILGVAEKEVIKHNKNYQRGIITENERYSKVLDAWTHAREQITQEMMDALKIDFRPGQYVNPIYLMAHSGARGGVEQMRQLGGMRGLMAKPSGKIIETPIKANFREGLTVLEYFSSTHGARKGLADTALKTADSGYLTRKLADVAQNVVITLDDCGTTQGITKGIIYRGEKVEVGLADSIRGRVSRQNIVNPITDEKIVQENELITADVGRKIEQLGLEKIQVRSPMTCDAALGVCRKCYGMDLSTGSMVEEGMAVGIIAAQSIGEPGTQLTMRTFHIGGVATGNVEQSDTKANKGGVAKFAKLNAVHNAEGELVVLGRNGEVALVDEKGREIEKHEVPTGAVIKVKENEMVKKGQVLCEWDPHSIPILAEKGGKIRFEDLVEGETMRSEKDASGYTRYLMMEHKGDLHPQVVIEDVKDGKILDFHYMPEKAYLEVKEGDVIVAGTLVAKTPRVAAGTQDITGGLPRVTEIFEARKPKDPAVIAEIDGVVEIMPEKKRGKRSIVVRSTTGVEREHLVTHNKHLRVHSGDEVRAGDSLVDGPLVPHDILRVSGEEAVQQYLTREIQNVYRAQRVEINDKHIEIIVSQMLRKVRVEHPGDTNLLPGSVIDKYDFRVANDQVSSCVKISEKGDSDFSVGAIVPKEVLEQTNAQIEALGGEIAKGSRTKKASSSTQLLGITKASVQSSSFISAASFQETTKVLTEAALAGRTDHLVGLKENVILGHLIPAGTGFRTIQEAEVRIRPEALEALAAEKASVLERAFPLLEAAAGNGEAEQPKKEAPPATGLDALLGGGGGQE encoded by the coding sequence ATGAGCTTGCTCGAAACGTCAAACTACGACCGCATCAACGACTACGCCTCGGTCAAGATCAGCCTTGCGCGACCGCACGACATCCGTAGCTGGTCGTTCGGCGAGGTCAAGAAGCCCGAGACGATCAACTACCGCACGTACCGGCCCGAGAAGGACGGGCTGTTCTGCGAGCGCATCTTCGGCCCGGAGAAAGACTGGGAGTGCGCCTGCGGCAAGTACCGCGGCATGAAGTACAAGGGGATGATCTGCGACCGCTGCGGCGTGAAGGTTACGCACAGCCGCGTGCGGCGCAAGCGGATGGGCCACATCGAGCTGGCGGCGCCGGTGGTGCACATCTGGTTCTTCAAGGCGATGCCGAGCCGGTTGGGTTCGCTGCTCGCGATGAAGACCACCAGCCTCGAAAAGGTGATCTACTTCCAGGATTACGTGGTCACCAACCCTGGCGACACCCCCCTCAAGATGCAGCAGATGCTGACCGAAGAGGAGTACCGCCAAGCCCGTGAACAGTACGGCGAGGGCACGTTCGAGGCCGACATGGGCGCCGAGGCGGTCCGCAAGCTGCTGATGTCGCTCGACCTCGTGACGCTGAGCGATACGCTGCGGGTTGAGCTCAAGGAGACCGGCAGCAAGCAGAAGGCCAAGGACCTGATCAACCGGCTCAAGACCGTCGAGGCGATCCGCGACTCCGACAACAAGCCGGAGTGGATCGTGCTGGACGTGATCCCGGTGATCCCCCCCGACCTGCGCCCGCTGGTGCTGCTGGACAGCGGCAACTTCGCCACGAGCGACCTGAACGACCTCTACCGGCGGATCATCAACCGCAACAACCGGCTCAAGAAGCTGGTCGACCTGAACGCGCCCGAGGTGATCATCCGCAACGAGAAGCGGATGCTGCAGCAGAGCGTCGACGCGTTGTTCGACAACAACCGCTGCAAGCGGCCCGTGCTCGGTTCCTCGAACCGCCCGCTCAAGTCGCTCACCGACATGATCAAGGGCAAGCAGGGCCGGTTCCGCGAGAACCTGCTCGGCAAGCGGGTGGACTACTCCGCGCGGAGCGTGATCGTGGTCGGCCCCAAGCTGCGGCTGCACCAGTGTGGCCTGCCGAAGAAGATCGCGCTGGAGCTGTTCCAGCCGTTCATCATCCGCCGCCTGAAGGAGCTGGGCCACGCCGACACGATCAAGTCCGCCAAGAAGATGCTGGAGCGGAAGGACGAAGAGGTGTGGGACATCCTCGAAGAGGTGATCACCAACCACCCGGTGCTGTTGAACCGGGCGCCCACGCTGCACCGCATGGGCATCCAGGCGTTCGAGCCGATCCTGGTGGAAGGCAACGCCATCAACCTGCACCCGCTGGTGTGCAAGGGCTTCAACGCCGACTTTGACGGCGACCAGATGGCGGTCCACCTGCCGCTGTCGATCGAGGCCCAGGTGGAGGCTCACACGCTGATGATGAGCACCCACAACATCTTCAGCCCCTCGAACGGGGCGCCGATCATCAGCCCCAGCCAGGACGTGGTGATGGGGAGCTACTACATCACGATGGACGTCCCCGAGGCCCCGGGCGACGGCATGGCCTTCTCCAACTTTGAAGAAGTGGAGATGGCCCACTCGCTGGGCAAGGTGCACACGCACGCCAAGATCAAGGTCCGCCTCCCCGAGAGCCGGGTGCTGCGTGACGAGCTGGGCAACCCCAACGCGGCCGGCAAGGTGGTTGAGACCACCGTCGGGCGGGTCATCTTCAACGAGATGCTCCCCGACGGCATGCCCTACTACAACGTGCCGATGCGTTCCAGCGAGCTCTCGCGGGTCATCAGCGACTGCTACGAGATCCTCGGCCGCCGGCAGACCATCGAGCTGCTGGACGACATGAACCGCACCGGGTTCCGCATGGCCACCCGCAGCGGGCTCTCCTTCGCCACCGACGACCTAGTGACCCCGGACACCAAGCAGAAGATCCTGGGGGTCGCCGAGAAGGAGGTCATCAAGCACAACAAGAACTACCAACGCGGCATCATCACGGAGAACGAACGCTACAGCAAAGTCCTCGACGCCTGGACCCACGCCCGCGAGCAGATCACCCAGGAGATGATGGACGCGCTGAAGATCGACTTCCGCCCCGGCCAGTACGTCAACCCGATCTACCTGATGGCGCACTCCGGCGCCCGAGGCGGCGTCGAGCAGATGCGTCAGCTCGGCGGCATGCGGGGGCTGATGGCCAAGCCGTCCGGCAAGATCATCGAGACGCCCATTAAGGCCAACTTCCGCGAGGGGCTCACGGTGCTCGAGTACTTCTCCAGCACCCACGGCGCCCGCAAGGGGTTGGCGGACACCGCCCTCAAGACGGCCGACTCCGGGTACCTCACCCGTAAGCTGGCCGACGTCGCCCAGAACGTGGTGATCACGCTCGACGACTGCGGCACCACCCAGGGCATCACCAAGGGCATCATCTACCGGGGCGAGAAGGTGGAGGTCGGCCTGGCCGACTCGATCCGCGGACGCGTCAGCCGGCAGAACATCGTCAACCCCATCACCGACGAGAAGATCGTTCAAGAGAACGAGCTGATCACCGCCGATGTCGGCCGCAAGATCGAGCAGCTCGGCCTGGAAAAGATCCAGGTCCGCAGCCCGATGACCTGCGACGCCGCGCTGGGGGTGTGCCGCAAGTGCTACGGCATGGACCTCTCCACCGGCTCGATGGTGGAAGAAGGGATGGCGGTGGGCATCATCGCCGCCCAGAGCATCGGCGAGCCCGGCACGCAGCTCACCATGCGGACGTTCCACATCGGCGGCGTCGCCACCGGCAACGTTGAGCAGAGCGACACCAAGGCCAACAAGGGGGGCGTGGCGAAGTTCGCCAAGCTCAACGCGGTGCACAACGCCGAAGGCGAGCTGGTGGTGCTCGGCCGCAACGGCGAGGTCGCCCTGGTGGACGAGAAGGGACGCGAGATCGAGAAGCACGAAGTGCCCACCGGCGCCGTGATCAAGGTCAAAGAGAACGAGATGGTCAAGAAGGGCCAGGTCCTCTGCGAATGGGACCCGCACTCCATCCCGATCCTCGCGGAGAAGGGGGGCAAGATCCGCTTCGAAGACCTGGTCGAGGGCGAGACCATGCGGTCCGAGAAGGACGCCAGCGGCTACACCCGCTACCTGATGATGGAGCACAAGGGCGACCTCCACCCGCAGGTGGTGATCGAAGACGTCAAGGACGGCAAGATCCTCGACTTCCACTACATGCCCGAGAAGGCCTACCTGGAAGTCAAGGAAGGAGACGTCATTGTCGCCGGCACGCTGGTCGCCAAGACCCCCCGTGTCGCGGCCGGCACCCAGGACATCACCGGCGGTCTGCCGCGGGTGACAGAGATCTTCGAGGCCCGCAAGCCGAAAGACCCGGCGGTGATCGCCGAGATCGACGGCGTGGTCGAGATCATGCCGGAGAAGAAGCGGGGCAAGCGGTCGATCGTGGTCCGCAGCACCACCGGCGTCGAGCGCGAGCACCTGGTCACCCACAACAAGCACCTCCGGGTCCACTCGGGCGACGAGGTGCGAGCCGGCGACTCGCTGGTTGACGGGCCGCTGGTGCCGCACGACATCCTCCGCGTCTCGGGCGAGGAGGCGGTGCAGCAGTACCTGACCCGCGAGATCCAGAACGTCTACCGGGCCCAACGCGTCGAGATCAACGACAAGCACATCGAGATCATCGTCTCGCAGATGCTCCGCAAGGTGCGGGTCGAGCACCCGGGCGACACGAACCTGCTGCCCGGCTCGGTGATCGACAAGTACGACTTCCGCGTGGCCAACGACCAGGTCTCCTCCTGCGTCAAGATCAGCGAGAAGGGCGACAGCGACTTCAGCGTGGGCGCCATCGTCCCGAAGGAAGTGCTGGAGCAGACCAACGCCCAGATCGAGGCCCTCGGGGGCGAGATCGCCAAGGGCTCGCGCACCAAGAAGGCCAGTTCTTCGACGCAGCTCTTGGGCATCACCAAGGCGTCGGTGCAGAGCAGCAGCTTCATCTCGGCCGCCAGCTTCCAGGAGACCACCAAGGTGCTCACCGAGGCGGCCCTGGCGGGGCGGACCGACCACCTGGTCGGCCTCAAGGAGAACGTGATCCTTGGCCACTTGATCCCGGCCGGAACCGGCTTCCGCACCATCCAAGAGGCCGAGGTGCGGATCCGCCCCGAAGCGCTCGAGGCCCTCGCGGCCGAGAAGGCCAGCGTGCTCGAACGGGCCTTCCCGCTGCTAGAAGCCGCGGCCGGCAACGGCGAGGCCGAGCAGCCCAAGAAGGAAGCGCCCCCGGCGACCGGCCTGGACGCCCTGCTGGGCGGCGGCGGCGGTCAGGAATAG